The Legionella adelaidensis genome has a segment encoding these proteins:
- the ubiD gene encoding 4-hydroxy-3-polyprenylbenzoate decarboxylase has protein sequence MKYSDLRDFIIQLEERQLLKRIDYPVSPYLEMTAVSDRVLRSKGPALLFTNPQNYNIPVLTNLFGTPERVALGMGEESVQALREVGILLAALKEPEPPKGFKDAFSKLPLLKQALNMAPKYISNAHCQNYVLEGEKVDLTALPIQTCWPEDIAPLITWGLVTTKGPYQTRENMGIYRQQLLDKNHLIMRWLSHRGGALDYQAWQEAHPGERFPIAVTLGADPATILAAVTPIPDTLSEYAFAGLLRGQRTQLVKCIGNDLHVPASAEFILEGYLEPGHDAPEGPFGDHTGYYNEVEQFPVFTVERMTYRDNPIYHSTYTGRPPDEPAILGLALNEVFIPLLQKQFPEIVDFYLPPEGCSYRLAVVTIKKQYPGHAKRIMMAVWSFLRQFMYTKFVIVCDNDIDARNWQDVIWAMTTRMDPARDTVMIENTPIDYLDFASPVAGLGSKIGFDATSKWKGETQREWGKAITMDEEIIEKVNAYWSQLGLAP, from the coding sequence CTTGAGATGACTGCGGTCAGCGATCGCGTACTACGAAGCAAAGGTCCTGCTCTCTTATTTACCAATCCTCAAAATTACAATATTCCCGTCCTCACCAATTTATTCGGTACACCCGAACGTGTGGCACTTGGGATGGGAGAGGAAAGCGTTCAAGCTTTGCGCGAGGTAGGCATTTTATTAGCGGCTTTAAAAGAACCGGAGCCCCCCAAAGGATTTAAAGACGCGTTTAGTAAACTCCCTCTATTAAAACAAGCTTTGAACATGGCCCCTAAATATATCAGTAATGCTCATTGCCAAAATTATGTTTTAGAGGGTGAAAAAGTAGATCTGACAGCCTTGCCCATACAAACCTGCTGGCCAGAAGATATTGCCCCCCTTATTACTTGGGGCCTGGTAACTACAAAAGGGCCTTATCAAACCCGAGAAAATATGGGTATTTATAGACAGCAACTCTTGGATAAAAACCATCTTATCATGCGCTGGCTTTCTCACCGTGGCGGTGCTCTGGACTACCAAGCGTGGCAAGAAGCCCATCCTGGTGAACGGTTTCCTATAGCAGTAACTCTAGGCGCGGACCCTGCTACTATTCTCGCTGCGGTAACCCCTATTCCCGACACTTTATCCGAATATGCATTCGCTGGTTTATTAAGAGGTCAACGCACACAATTAGTAAAATGTATTGGGAATGATTTACATGTTCCTGCAAGCGCAGAATTTATATTAGAAGGTTATTTAGAACCAGGGCATGATGCTCCTGAAGGTCCTTTTGGTGATCATACGGGGTATTACAATGAAGTGGAGCAATTTCCCGTTTTTACCGTTGAACGCATGACTTACCGTGATAATCCAATTTATCACAGTACTTATACGGGCAGACCACCCGATGAACCGGCCATTCTTGGGCTGGCATTAAATGAAGTATTCATTCCTCTCCTGCAAAAACAATTTCCTGAAATTGTAGATTTTTATTTACCGCCTGAAGGATGCTCTTACCGTTTAGCCGTCGTTACTATAAAAAAACAATACCCAGGCCATGCAAAAAGAATCATGATGGCGGTATGGTCTTTTTTAAGACAATTTATGTACACGAAATTTGTTATTGTTTGCGACAATGATATTGATGCCCGCAACTGGCAAGATGTAATTTGGGCGATGACAACCCGAATGGATCCCGCCCGCGATACAGTGATGATAGAAAATACCCCGATTGATTATCTTGATTTTGCTTCGCCTGTCGCTGGGTTAGGTTCCAAAATTGGTTTTGACGCAACATCAAAATGGAAAGGCGAAACGCAAAGAGAATGGGGCAAAGCCATTACTATGGATGAAGAAATTATTGAGAAAGTGAATGCCTATTGGTCGCAATTAGGATTAGCGCCATGA
- a CDS encoding NAD(P)H-flavin reductase yields the protein MINHMVNATIESITPLTDSIIQLLLKPEKYIDYSPGQYLQIVQGKEEYSYSIANAPLGSHKYELHIRHSKGNPYTQTLFAEIKKTGLVKIKVPMGDCHLGRLNTEMPILFVAGGTGFAPIKAMIEQLLANSDQRQFELFWGARSKSDLYMDNKVSHWHQHVPTFRYFSSFSDPDKESLASLILSQHSKDLKNWQIVISGPFDMVYHTRDKLMEAGVPINNLFSDAFSFEKK from the coding sequence ATGATTAATCATATGGTCAATGCCACGATTGAAAGTATAACGCCGCTTACCGATAGCATTATTCAATTGCTACTAAAGCCAGAAAAATATATAGATTATAGCCCTGGCCAATATTTACAAATCGTGCAAGGGAAAGAAGAATACAGTTATTCTATCGCCAACGCCCCTTTAGGTTCGCATAAATATGAATTACATATTCGCCATTCCAAAGGCAACCCATATACCCAGACACTATTTGCTGAGATAAAAAAAACAGGGCTGGTAAAAATCAAAGTTCCTATGGGAGACTGTCACTTAGGAAGGCTAAACACAGAAATGCCTATCCTTTTTGTAGCTGGAGGGACGGGGTTTGCACCTATTAAAGCAATGATAGAACAACTTCTAGCCAACTCTGATCAAAGACAATTTGAATTATTTTGGGGAGCACGTTCTAAGAGTGATTTGTATATGGATAATAAAGTCAGTCATTGGCACCAACATGTCCCTACTTTTCGTTATTTTTCTTCTTTTTCTGATCCGGACAAAGAGAGCCTGGCATCACTTATTCTTTCACAACATAGTAAGGATCTAAAAAACTGGCAAATTGTAATTAGCGGACCTTTTGATATGGTATATCACACCCGGGATAAATTAATGGAAGCAGGCGTTCCCATTAATAACTTATTTTCTGACGCCTTTAGTTTTGAAAAAAAATAG
- the hspQ gene encoding heat shock protein HspQ codes for MRKVAKFNIGDVVIHSRQGYRAVIIDVDPIFQASGRYNPQAMRREFAKRNPWYRLLVDESSQITYVEECLLKQDSSEQVINNPNVERYLTNQDGHYRSNFRSH; via the coding sequence ATGAGAAAAGTGGCGAAATTTAATATAGGTGATGTAGTTATTCATTCGCGACAAGGCTATAGAGCCGTAATTATTGATGTAGATCCCATCTTTCAAGCTTCAGGACGGTATAATCCCCAAGCCATGAGACGTGAGTTTGCAAAACGTAATCCATGGTATCGTCTACTGGTAGATGAAAGTAGTCAAATTACTTATGTTGAAGAATGCTTATTAAAACAGGATTCTTCGGAACAAGTAATTAACAATCCCAATGTAGAACGTTATTTAACCAATCAAGATGGTCATTATAGGAGTAATTTCCGTAGCCACTAA